The genomic window TTAATCGTAGGTCTGTTTGATCTTATTAGTCTGCAGCCACCCGGTTCATTGACAGAACTAATGACTTACCTCATTAATCCTCTGAATTATCTCGTCCATCCTCTGGAATATGGCTTGGGTTGGAATAATAGTTATCTGGCTATTATTGTTCCTTTCTTAGCCTCTGCAACAGGAACCTTTCTCTTTAGGCAACACTTTCTCTCTATTCCAAAAGCCTTAGGAGACGCGGCCCGAATGGACGGCGCCGGCCCCTTACGATACCTTTGGCACGTCCTCATTCCTATGAGTTGGAATACCATTGGTGCTTTGAGTGTGATTCAATTTGTCTATGTCTGGAATCAATACTTATGGCCGAGAGTCATCATCCGCAGAGAAGAACAGCAGATGGTTCAAGTAGGACTTAACCTACTGATTGGTGTGGGGGAAGGAATACAGTGGAATGTGGTCATGGCAGGAGTCATCATCACCATGATTCCTCCCCTACTGGTCTTCCTTGTACTCCATGAACAATTTATTAAGGGCTTTGCTCTAACAGAAAGTAAATAGAATTAGTATCCCAGTAGTTTTAATAAAACCTGGGATCCTCCAATGACGCCCCCTAATAAAGCACCGAAAAGATTGATATATCTGAGGTGCTTTTTAATAACAATTAGAAGAAGTTCTTCTACCTGTTCTATATCCAAAGTATTAATACGATCTTCAACAAGAGCTTGCAAATTAAGACTGGCCAAGGCTTGGGGAGCTTTCTGACGTACTAAAGACAAAGCCCCCTTCGTTAATTGATTATCCACAGTTTCTTTTAAAGATCCTGTATTTGGTAGCCAGGATTTTAATTCAAGATGGAAACCACCCTTATTTTGGTTATCAGCTAAAATGGTAGTGATTCGACGAGAAAGATGTTCTGACAAGACTTGGTAGTCCTTGCCATAGAATAAATGAATCAGACTTTTAATGTCTGTGCTTGTTAATTTATTAACAACACTGTGAACCATATTATATAACTGATTCTGAGGACCTTCTGAAGTAATGGCATT from Spirochaeta cellobiosiphila DSM 17781 includes these protein-coding regions:
- a CDS encoding carbohydrate ABC transporter permease, producing the protein MKHNKLNHFFIHIILSVACFFIVFPILYALIKASQSEAYVLGPSLMPGKELFRNIIRVWDSANMSQFMGNTFIIALIVTIGKTILSLGAALVLVYFSFPLQNALFVFILITLLMPTEILIVGLFDLISLQPPGSLTELMTYLINPLNYLVHPLEYGLGWNNSYLAIIVPFLASATGTFLFRQHFLSIPKALGDAARMDGAGPLRYLWHVLIPMSWNTIGALSVIQFVYVWNQYLWPRVIIRREEQQMVQVGLNLLIGVGEGIQWNVVMAGVIITMIPPLLVFLVLHEQFIKGFALTESK